GCCTCTGTCTTCGAGGTCTATACGTACACCCTGTCTTCCCTTTGTCGTGTACGCCCTGCCCCTCCCGAAGACGCTCCAACGCAGACCCCAGCCTCCGTACTCTAACAGGGAGTACTCGTCTGAGTCGAAGCCGTCAATATCGTCGAATCCGAATCTACGGAATGAACGGTGTAGTGGGAAGAGACGCACATAGACGCCGTCGTCACGCACCTCGGTCGTCAGACGGATCGAGTAGAGGAATACTCCTGTGAGTACCGAGACTGTGATAAAGACAGCCGCTTCGAAGTCGGATACAGAGTCTAGGACGGATGAAAGGGCTGCTACTAAGACTCCTGCGAGAACTACGACGAGCCAGAGACGGCTGATATGTTGAACCTCGCGGAAGTAGATCGTCTCTGCTTCTTCGACGTCTACTTCGGTAATCGCCTCGGGGCTGTCCGAGTCGGTGTCCATGTCGTAACAGTATGTCTCAAACGAGATATATATACTGGAGGTGTGTAAACCACATATAGCTATACAGAAAGGATATGTAGACGTAACTGTTTTGTCGTCACACACAGAGAGATAGACATGGTAGAGATATCAGTCTTAGCCGACAACACCGTCTCTGAGCTCGCGCCAAAGGGACTCAGAGGCGAGTGGGGGTTCTCGGCGGCGGTCGGCGACGTCCTCTTCGACACGGGGCAGACAGGAGTAGTCCCCGAAAACGCCGACAGGATGGGCGTAGAGTTTGACTTCGAGACCGTAGTCCTGAGTCACTCCCACTACGACCACACCGGAGGTCTCGACAAGGCTCTCGGAAGTCTCGAAAACCCGACTGTCTACTGCCATCCGTCAGTCTGGAAGCCGCGTTACGTCGACCACGACGGAGAGAGACGTTACATAGGCTTCACGTACAAGAGAGAGAAGATAGAAGACGTCGCTGAGATAGTCGAACACACAGAGCCCGTCGAGGTCTCGCCAGGAGTTCACGCTTTAGGTGAGATTCCGCGCAAGTACCCCGACGCCACAATGGGAATGGTAGAAGACGAGTCGGGAATCCACGACGACGACATACTCGACGACCAGGCTCTCGCAGTCGAAGCCGAAGACGGTATAGCCGTCGTACTTGGCTGTGGGCACTCGGGTCTCAGGAACACAGTAGAGTACGCCGAGTCAGTTCTCGATGACGAGGTGCGTTACATAGTAGGAGGTACACATCTCGTGGCATTCGAGGACGAGAGAGTACACGAGATAGCCGACTGGCTCGAAGGAAGACTCGATCTCTTCGGAGGCACACACTGCACGGGTGCAGACGCCGAACGCATATTCGCAGAGAGGTTCCCCGAAGCCTTCGAGTCGGTGGGCGTCGGATCAGTCTTAGAAGTCTGAAGATATACCGGTCTTTTTCGTTTTGAGGAGGAACTTCAGCCGGTAGAAAGATTTTTACTACAGACCGACTATCTCCAATATATACTACAAGAACTATGGAACCGATATACCTTGCACCCGTAGCGTTCTTCGTGATCTCACTCGTCTTCTCGATGCTTGGGACGGGAAGAGCCGTACTGTACACACCCATAGCCTACTGGCTTGGACTCGACTTCACGACACAGGCTGTCCCTCTCGGTATGCTCCTGAACGTCGTGACGAGTAGCTCGGCTGCTTATACCTACTCAAGGGCAAAGCTTGTCGACTGGAATATAGCTCTACTCTTCGGTGCTACGATGGTGGTATTTGCTCCTCTCGGAGCATTTGCTACTATCGGACTGCCGAAGGATGCCGTAATCACGGCGTTTGCGGTTTTTACAGTGGGATCAGCAGTCCTGATGATGAGTGGCTGGCAGCCCAAGGATGGCGAAGGATTCGGTAGAAGACAGCGCGTAGGGATTGGTCTGACCGGAGGCTCTGTACTCGGATTCCTCGCGGGTCTCATAGGACGTGGAGGAGGCTCGTTCGTGATGCCTCTCCTGTATACGATGGGTGTCAGCGTTAAGACAGCGGCTGCGACGACTTCCGTGGTCGTGACTGCAGTCGGCTTGTCGAGTGTGGCTTCACATCTGGTGATAGGGACAGATCCCGTATTTCTGGTCTGGGCACTCTCAGCAGTCGCGGTTCTTGCGGGAAGCCAGATTGGATCACGTCTTATGGCGAAAGAGTTCGAGTCCGAACGTGTCAGACAGATCTTCGGAGTCGTTCTTCTGGGCGTCGCGGGAATTCTGATATACCAGTCGTTCGTGTCATGACCTAAATCCCGAAAAGCTTTTAGTACATACCGACTTTTGTCAATACGTAATGTCCTCAGTCATATCGAAGATTATCGGTACACTAACCGGCACCGACGACTCGGACGACTGCTGCTGTGGAGTCGAGATAGAAGAAAAGGGGTCGGAGGAGTAGTGTAGAATGTCGGACTCAGTCCCCGAGTCGACACGTCAGACCCTCGACAGGCTCTACGACGAGCCCGAGAACCGTCTCAAGACTCTCGCCGATCTCACAC
This portion of the Candidatus Afararchaeum irisae genome encodes:
- a CDS encoding MBL fold metallo-hydrolase translates to MVEISVLADNTVSELAPKGLRGEWGFSAAVGDVLFDTGQTGVVPENADRMGVEFDFETVVLSHSHYDHTGGLDKALGSLENPTVYCHPSVWKPRYVDHDGERRYIGFTYKREKIEDVAEIVEHTEPVEVSPGVHALGEIPRKYPDATMGMVEDESGIHDDDILDDQALAVEAEDGIAVVLGCGHSGLRNTVEYAESVLDDEVRYIVGGTHLVAFEDERVHEIADWLEGRLDLFGGTHCTGADAERIFAERFPEAFESVGVGSVLEV
- a CDS encoding sulfite exporter TauE/SafE family protein encodes the protein MEPIYLAPVAFFVISLVFSMLGTGRAVLYTPIAYWLGLDFTTQAVPLGMLLNVVTSSSAAYTYSRAKLVDWNIALLFGATMVVFAPLGAFATIGLPKDAVITAFAVFTVGSAVLMMSGWQPKDGEGFGRRQRVGIGLTGGSVLGFLAGLIGRGGGSFVMPLLYTMGVSVKTAAATTSVVVTAVGLSSVASHLVIGTDPVFLVWALSAVAVLAGSQIGSRLMAKEFESERVRQIFGVVLLGVAGILIYQSFVS
- a CDS encoding DUF6141 family protein, with translation MDTDSDSPEAITEVDVEEAETIYFREVQHISRLWLVVVLAGVLVAALSSVLDSVSDFEAAVFITVSVLTGVFLYSIRLTTEVRDDGVYVRLFPLHRSFRRFGFDDIDGFDSDEYSLLEYGGWGLRWSVFGRGRAYTTKGRQGVRIDLEDRGGVFIGSQSPDDLVSAVETAQSGGDQTT